Proteins from a genomic interval of Candidatus Binatia bacterium:
- a CDS encoding zf-HC2 domain-containing protein: MRESLAPLLGIGLEKPDRRPSQKCPDVLLLFSRHLEGEISSDLCAEMERHIERCAGCRETCESLRRTLRLCRTTPSPQVPEPIQQSVRERLRAFLAANS; encoded by the coding sequence GTGCGCGAATCGCTCGCGCCGTTGCTGGGTATAGGCCTGGAGAAGCCGGACCGGCGCCCCTCGCAAAAATGCCCCGACGTGCTGCTGCTCTTCTCCCGACACCTCGAGGGCGAGATCAGCTCCGACCTGTGTGCCGAGATGGAGCGGCACATCGAGCGCTGCGCCGGTTGTCGGGAAACGTGCGAGTCGCTGCGGCGCACCCTGCGGCTTTGCCGCACCACCCCATCGCCGCAAGTACCGGAACCAATTCAGCAATCCGTCCGGGAGAGGCTTCGCGCATTCCTCGCTGCCAATTCGTGA